A region from the Nostoc sp. HK-01 genome encodes:
- a CDS encoding hemolysin A, protein MVKQRLDTLLVELNLCTSRALAQRLIQAGEVTVNQQIVDKPGTEVDIAAQIKVKERSRFVSRGGEKLAKALEEFAIPTAERVCIDGGISTGGFTDCLLQAGASLVYGIDVGYGQVDWRLRNDARVILRERTNLRQLQPQQLYGEGDRIPDLAVVDVSFISLTKILPALWQLTQAPREAVLLVKPQFEVGKSRVGKKGVVRDFNDQADAIFQVLQAADQLGWKYKGLTWSPITGPAGNVEYLLWLGMESETPPPNLDVIKQLTKSAMADLREN, encoded by the coding sequence TTGGTTAAACAAAGACTCGATACATTATTAGTAGAATTAAATTTATGTACTTCTCGCGCTTTAGCACAAAGACTAATTCAAGCAGGAGAAGTGACTGTTAATCAGCAGATAGTTGATAAACCGGGAACAGAAGTAGATATTGCGGCGCAAATCAAAGTTAAAGAGCGATCGCGTTTTGTTTCCCGTGGTGGCGAAAAACTCGCAAAAGCATTAGAAGAATTCGCCATTCCTACTGCTGAACGAGTTTGTATAGATGGTGGAATTTCTACAGGCGGCTTTACCGATTGTTTACTGCAAGCAGGAGCCAGTTTAGTTTATGGTATTGATGTTGGTTACGGCCAAGTTGATTGGCGGTTGCGAAATGATGCGCGGGTAATTTTGCGAGAACGGACAAATCTGCGACAACTACAACCCCAACAATTATATGGTGAAGGCGATCGCATTCCCGATTTAGCGGTGGTGGATGTATCGTTTATTTCCTTAACCAAGATTTTGCCTGCATTGTGGCAATTAACTCAAGCTCCCCGTGAAGCCGTATTGTTAGTAAAGCCACAATTTGAGGTAGGAAAATCCCGTGTTGGCAAAAAAGGTGTAGTGCGTGATTTTAACGACCAAGCTGATGCAATCTTTCAAGTATTACAAGCCGCTGATCAATTAGGCTGGAAATACAAAGGCTTAACTTGGTCGCCAATTACAGGCCCGGCCGGGAATGTAGAATATCTTTTATGGTTAGGGATGGAAAGTGAAACACCACCACCAAATTTAGATGTAATTAAACAATTGACGAAATCAGCAATGGCTGATTTACGCGAGAATTAA